A region from the uncultured Holophaga sp. genome encodes:
- the atpH gene encoding ATP synthase F1 subunit delta gives MSTLVSYRYAKALLEIGTERGNLDALRQELQSVEALVRAHADLQRLTAYPLLAPAKRAEAFDAVLEKAGTSDVVRKFFKVVAHAARLYLIHQIVEAFAELVDRHNGVIVAKVATARPLSENQTATLSATLSRRTGKTVRMRVQQDPALLGGLKVQLGSTVYDASLQGRLSLLKSQLLSA, from the coding sequence GTGAGCACCCTCGTCTCCTATCGCTACGCCAAGGCCCTCCTGGAGATCGGCACAGAGCGCGGCAACCTGGATGCCCTACGTCAGGAGCTCCAGTCCGTAGAGGCCCTGGTCCGGGCCCATGCCGATCTCCAGCGCCTGACGGCCTATCCCCTCCTCGCCCCCGCCAAGCGGGCGGAGGCCTTCGACGCCGTTCTCGAGAAGGCCGGCACCTCTGATGTCGTCCGCAAGTTCTTCAAAGTCGTCGCCCACGCGGCGCGCCTCTACCTCATCCACCAGATCGTCGAGGCCTTCGCCGAGCTGGTGGACCGCCACAACGGCGTGATCGTGGCCAAGGTCGCCACGGCACGGCCCCTGAGCGAAAACCAGACCGCGACCCTCTCGGCCACCCTCAGCCGGCGCACCGGGAAGACGGTCCGGATGAGGGTCCAGCAGGACCCCGCCCTCTTGGGCGGCCTCAAGGTCCAGCTTGGTTCCACGGTCTATGATGCGTCCCTTCAGGGCAGGCTCAGCCTCCTGAAGAGTCAGCTGCTCTCGGCTTAA
- a CDS encoding ATP synthase F0 subunit B, with product MNLRRLTCLALPLALAMAVSLSAEEPQAPKSAAPAVVQEHPAANAPHEATPAGHPAQGEGVHEGEAHHESVKLFGMNLGPTGQFAVKLFNFIIFFLVLYFLLKGVLSAAFKARAQEIQDLLAQAQRDKAEGEAQLRDLETRMEAAKAELDSVMSRAETEAEFEKQRILEAARNEAQVILAQASADIDTQRRLAETELRALVAELAVQGAAERLKARAQGKVAEELLDRAIDQVGGIQ from the coding sequence ATGAATCTACGACGTCTCACCTGTCTGGCCCTTCCTCTGGCCCTGGCCATGGCCGTCTCGCTGTCGGCCGAGGAGCCCCAGGCCCCCAAGTCCGCCGCTCCCGCCGTGGTCCAGGAGCACCCTGCTGCAAACGCTCCGCACGAAGCCACCCCGGCAGGCCACCCTGCCCAGGGTGAAGGGGTCCACGAGGGCGAAGCCCACCACGAGTCCGTCAAGCTCTTCGGCATGAATCTGGGACCCACGGGACAGTTCGCCGTCAAGCTCTTCAACTTCATCATCTTCTTCCTGGTCCTCTATTTCCTCCTCAAGGGGGTCCTCTCCGCAGCCTTCAAGGCCCGTGCCCAGGAGATCCAGGATCTTCTGGCCCAGGCCCAGCGTGACAAGGCCGAGGGCGAAGCCCAGCTCCGCGATCTGGAGACCCGGATGGAGGCCGCCAAGGCCGAGCTCGACAGCGTGATGTCCCGTGCCGAGACTGAGGCGGAGTTCGAGAAGCAGCGCATCCTGGAGGCCGCCCGCAACGAGGCCCAGGTGATCCTGGCCCAGGCCTCCGCCGACATCGACACCCAGCGCCGACTGGCCGAGACCGAACTCCGCGCACTGGTAGCCGAACTGGCCGTCCAGGGAGCCGCTGAGCGGCTCAAGGCCCGCGCCCAGGGCAAGGTGGCCGAGGAGCTCCTCGACAGGGCCATCGACCAGGTTGGAGGTATCCAGTGA
- a CDS encoding ATP synthase F0 subunit B has product MKPNLYEIVFVMLILCIMYLYLKHTFFKPMIKVMEERERDIASGADTKGEAAAQIELRQAEYDARMKELRTQAFERRRSLSSEATLQKDHLIQEAQEKAQAQRKEARQALQAQREEAKTRLMVEVEALSESMVTHLLNQA; this is encoded by the coding sequence ATGAAGCCCAACCTGTATGAGATCGTGTTTGTGATGCTCATTCTATGCATCATGTACCTCTATCTCAAACACACCTTCTTCAAGCCCATGATCAAAGTCATGGAAGAGCGCGAGCGCGACATCGCTTCAGGTGCGGACACCAAGGGTGAGGCCGCTGCCCAGATCGAGCTGCGCCAGGCCGAGTACGACGCCCGGATGAAGGAGCTCCGCACCCAGGCCTTTGAGCGCCGCCGCAGCCTGTCCAGCGAGGCCACCCTCCAGAAGGACCACCTCATCCAGGAGGCCCAGGAGAAGGCCCAGGCCCAGCGCAAAGAGGCCCGGCAGGCCCTCCAGGCCCAGCGCGAGGAGGCCAAAACCCGCCTGATGGTCGAGGTCGAAGCCCTTAGCGAATCCATGGTCACCCATCTCTTGAACCAGGCCTGA
- the der gene encoding ribosome biogenesis GTPase Der produces the protein MKLPMVALCGRPNVGKSTLFNRLTRTRAALVHDLPGMTRDRSYGRVTCYDAVGEPAEIFELVDTGGLDFEGDDIITQGITRLAQEAMEDAHVLMLMVDAHDGWNPVDAEIASRIRRLGKPAILVINKMDGVKGGAPDSAFFELGFDEVHVISASHGDGTSELVESLQGRLPFHRTPEEADQHDLAEETRFALIGRPNVGKSSLTNKLLGYERSLVSEVAGTTRDTVDTVFTVEERLYRLIDTAGIRRKGKTTLGAEKLSILKAKQAMARADVSLLLIDAVEGVTHQDAVIAGYAQEAGAAVILVVNKWDLVEKDTFTSIAFEEKIRHDLGFLNHAPMIFISAMTGQRVSKLFSMINEVAEAHARRVPTGKLNQFLRDAVAAMSPHAVDGKLPKLYFMTQVGVRPPSFVIKSNTDRGLHFSYMRYLENRMREAFGFTGTPIRLSVQKRAAGEDGPREEARVRRILDPGEGLKPGRKTLQRREREAEREGDVSAQRGSGKAAGGRGTTRKAASAPPRKDVGVKSRVLRAAAEKTASKRSAARSGAKTSAKRKG, from the coding sequence ATGAAACTGCCCATGGTCGCCCTCTGTGGACGCCCCAATGTGGGGAAGTCCACCCTCTTCAACCGCCTTACGCGAACCCGTGCCGCCTTGGTCCACGACCTGCCCGGCATGACCCGGGATCGCAGTTACGGTCGGGTCACCTGCTACGACGCCGTGGGGGAACCCGCAGAAATCTTCGAGCTGGTGGACACGGGGGGCCTGGACTTCGAAGGGGACGACATCATCACCCAGGGCATCACCCGCCTGGCCCAGGAGGCCATGGAGGATGCCCATGTGCTCATGCTCATGGTGGATGCCCACGACGGCTGGAATCCCGTGGATGCGGAGATCGCCTCCCGGATCCGGCGTCTCGGCAAGCCCGCCATCCTGGTCATCAACAAGATGGACGGGGTCAAGGGCGGCGCCCCCGACAGCGCCTTCTTCGAGCTGGGCTTCGATGAGGTCCACGTGATCTCCGCCAGCCACGGCGATGGGACCAGCGAGCTGGTGGAGAGCCTCCAGGGCCGCCTGCCCTTCCACCGCACGCCGGAGGAGGCGGATCAGCACGACCTGGCGGAGGAGACCCGCTTCGCCCTGATCGGGCGTCCCAATGTGGGGAAGAGCTCCCTCACCAACAAGCTGCTGGGCTACGAGCGCAGCCTGGTGAGCGAGGTAGCCGGCACCACCCGGGATACGGTAGATACCGTCTTCACCGTTGAGGAACGCCTCTACCGGCTGATCGACACCGCCGGTATCCGGCGCAAGGGTAAGACCACCCTGGGGGCGGAGAAGCTCTCCATCCTCAAGGCCAAGCAGGCCATGGCCCGGGCGGATGTCAGCCTCCTCCTCATCGATGCCGTGGAGGGTGTCACCCACCAGGATGCCGTGATCGCAGGCTATGCCCAGGAGGCCGGGGCCGCCGTGATCCTGGTGGTCAACAAGTGGGATCTGGTGGAGAAGGACACCTTCACCTCCATCGCCTTCGAGGAGAAGATCCGCCACGATCTGGGCTTCCTCAACCACGCCCCCATGATCTTCATCTCGGCCATGACCGGCCAGCGGGTCTCCAAGCTCTTCTCCATGATCAACGAGGTGGCCGAGGCCCACGCCCGCCGCGTGCCCACCGGGAAGCTCAACCAGTTCCTCCGGGATGCCGTGGCCGCCATGTCTCCCCACGCGGTGGACGGGAAGCTTCCCAAGCTCTACTTCATGACACAGGTGGGGGTGCGGCCTCCTTCCTTCGTCATCAAGTCCAACACCGACCGCGGGCTGCACTTCAGCTACATGCGCTATCTGGAGAATCGCATGAGGGAGGCCTTCGGCTTCACCGGCACCCCCATCCGGCTCAGCGTGCAGAAGCGGGCGGCGGGTGAGGACGGACCGAGGGAAGAGGCCCGGGTGCGCCGGATCCTGGATCCGGGCGAGGGTCTCAAGCCTGGACGGAAGACGCTTCAGAGGCGGGAGCGGGAGGCGGAGCGCGAGGGCGATGTGTCCGCCCAGCGGGGCTCGGGCAAGGCCGCCGGGGGAAGGGGGACGACCCGCAAGGCTGCCTCTGCACCTCCCAGGAAGGATGTGGGGGTGAAGTCCCGGGTGCTGAGGGCGGCCGCCGAGAAGACAGCCTCCAAGCGCTCTGCAGCCCGCTCGGGTGCCAAGACCTCTGCCAAGCGAAAAGGGTGA
- a CDS encoding HU family DNA-binding protein encodes MTKSAAKPETLGIPELSASVAEAHDLTKARAKAILDGLRDEIVEAVLAGKRVNIFGLGTFEVRPTKEKMGRNPKTGESIKIPAGRKVVFKAAKGLKDQM; translated from the coding sequence ATGACCAAGTCCGCCGCCAAGCCCGAAACCCTCGGCATCCCCGAGCTCTCCGCCTCCGTCGCCGAGGCCCATGACCTCACCAAGGCCCGTGCCAAGGCCATCCTGGACGGTCTGCGGGACGAGATCGTGGAGGCCGTCCTGGCTGGCAAGCGCGTGAACATCTTCGGCCTGGGCACCTTCGAGGTCCGCCCCACCAAGGAGAAGATGGGCCGCAACCCCAAGACCGGCGAGTCCATCAAGATCCCCGCCGGCCGCAAGGTCGTCTTCAAGGCCGCCAAGGGCCTGAAGGATCAGATGTAA
- the rplI gene encoding 50S ribosomal protein L9 → MEVLLIENVTHLGVRGDVVNVKDGYARNFLLPRKKALPVTAGNKRQIELEKERAQKIRAKEMADAQELKTRLEAVALATAKKAGEHGQLFGSVTNADVAELLKAKGFEVEKQAISLPHVKGVGTFEVDIRLYSGVHAKLNLEVTALAAE, encoded by the coding sequence ATGGAAGTACTGCTCATCGAGAACGTCACCCACCTGGGCGTCCGCGGCGACGTCGTCAACGTCAAGGACGGCTATGCCCGCAACTTCCTGCTGCCCCGCAAGAAGGCCCTCCCCGTGACCGCCGGCAACAAGCGCCAGATCGAGCTGGAGAAGGAGCGCGCCCAGAAGATCCGTGCGAAGGAGATGGCCGACGCCCAGGAGCTCAAGACCCGCCTGGAGGCCGTTGCCCTCGCCACCGCCAAGAAGGCCGGCGAGCACGGCCAGCTCTTCGGCTCCGTCACCAACGCTGATGTGGCCGAGCTCCTCAAGGCCAAGGGCTTCGAGGTGGAGAAGCAGGCCATCTCCCTGCCCCACGTCAAGGGCGTCGGGACCTTCGAGGTGGATATCCGCCTCTACTCCGGGGTCCACGCCAAGCTGAACCTCGAAGTCACGGCTCTGGCTGCCGAGTAG
- a CDS encoding uracil-DNA glycosylase → MANTLKAWRETLDDLGLMGLVPPPQALAPAPQPPARQTAPARPLAPPPSPAPPVFQRPSDPVGCPPESLVTSAASLQELETRIRGCLACPLGAGRLRFVFGEGDPGARMMFIGEGPGRDEDLQGRPFVGRAGELLDKMISAIGLRREEVYIANVVKCRPPDNRTPTPQEAQTCLGYLKRQIELINPGVIVTLGATPLRELLGLTTGITRIRGQWQRYGDIPVMPTFHPAYVLRQYTQDVRRAVWMDLSAAKQWLIEHP, encoded by the coding sequence ATGGCGAACACACTGAAGGCATGGCGCGAGACGCTGGACGACCTGGGCCTGATGGGTCTGGTCCCGCCGCCCCAGGCCCTCGCCCCCGCCCCTCAGCCTCCAGCCCGCCAGACCGCCCCTGCCAGACCCCTCGCCCCTCCGCCCTCCCCTGCACCACCCGTTTTCCAGAGACCCAGCGACCCCGTGGGGTGCCCTCCTGAGAGCCTCGTCACCTCGGCAGCCTCCCTCCAGGAGCTCGAGACCCGGATCCGGGGATGCCTTGCCTGCCCGCTGGGTGCCGGGCGTCTGCGCTTCGTCTTCGGCGAGGGGGATCCCGGAGCGAGGATGATGTTCATCGGAGAGGGACCGGGCCGGGACGAAGACCTCCAGGGGCGCCCCTTCGTGGGCCGCGCAGGCGAGCTCCTCGACAAGATGATCTCCGCCATCGGCCTCAGGCGCGAGGAAGTCTACATCGCCAACGTGGTGAAGTGCCGGCCCCCAGACAATCGGACCCCCACCCCCCAGGAAGCGCAGACCTGCCTGGGCTATCTGAAGCGTCAGATCGAGCTCATCAATCCCGGGGTCATTGTCACCCTGGGCGCCACGCCCCTGAGGGAGCTCCTCGGCCTCACCACCGGCATCACGAGGATCCGTGGACAGTGGCAGCGCTACGGTGACATCCCGGTGATGCCCACCTTCCATCCCGCCTATGTGCTGCGCCAGTACACCCAGGATGTCCGCCGGGCTGTGTGGATGGATCTCTCCGCCGCCAAGCAGTGGTTGATCGAGCACCCCTGA